A stretch of the Candidatus Caldatribacterium sp. genome encodes the following:
- a CDS encoding phosphate ABC transporter ATP-binding protein — protein sequence MLKERVKLSIRNFSVFFGEKQILYDITLEIPENRVTAIIGPSGCGKSTLLRSINRMNDFYENLRVQGEILLDGENIYGDSVDPVALRRRIGMVFQRPNPFPKSIFENVAYGLRVQGWRNKRAIQERVEESLKAAALWDEVKDRLHASAFELSGGQQQRLCIARAIAVEPEILLMDEPASALDPIATARIEELIKKLRERYTIVLVTHNMQEAARVSDYTAFLLMGRLIEFGPTAQIFTNPRRKETEDYLTGRFG from the coding sequence GTGCTCAAAGAAAGGGTAAAGCTCAGCATAAGGAATTTCAGCGTTTTCTTTGGGGAGAAACAAATTCTTTACGACATCACCTTGGAAATTCCGGAGAATAGGGTAACGGCCATTATCGGTCCCTCGGGCTGTGGGAAATCAACACTTCTTCGGAGTATCAACCGAATGAACGATTTCTACGAGAATCTCAGGGTGCAGGGAGAAATTCTTCTTGATGGAGAGAACATCTATGGAGATTCGGTGGACCCGGTTGCATTGCGTCGCCGCATCGGGATGGTTTTCCAGCGTCCTAATCCCTTCCCCAAGAGCATCTTTGAAAATGTGGCGTATGGCCTGCGAGTACAGGGCTGGAGGAACAAGAGAGCCATCCAGGAAAGGGTCGAAGAGAGCCTCAAAGCGGCAGCACTGTGGGACGAGGTTAAGGACCGGCTCCATGCCTCGGCTTTTGAACTCTCGGGTGGCCAGCAGCAACGCCTCTGCATTGCTCGGGCCATTGCCGTAGAACCCGAAATCCTCCTCATGGATGAGCCAGCTTCTGCTCTTGACCCGATTGCCACGGCTCGTATTGAGGAACTCATCAAAAAACTCCGGGAACGGTACACCATTGTCCTTGTGACGCACAACATGCAGGAGGCAGCAAGGGTGTCCGATTACACCGCTTTCCTTCTCATGGGTCGCCTTATAGAATTCGGTCCTACCGCTCAGATTTTCACGAATCCCCGCCGAAAAGAAACGGAAGATTACCTTACCGGAAGGTTTGGGTAA
- a CDS encoding biopolymer transporter ExbD: MFRFRRWKKRVEPQINVTPLVDVVLQLVIFFIVTTTFVSVETGAQVNLPAAQFSRLEEAKTITVTLTKNNTLYFNGVLTDWKELPGLVIPELRRDPHVAVVIEADREVLHGRVVKLMDLLKRAGVERMAIATQPGEEE, translated from the coding sequence ATGTTCCGGTTCCGGCGATGGAAGAAGAGGGTTGAGCCCCAGATCAACGTTACCCCCCTTGTGGATGTGGTCTTGCAGCTTGTCATCTTCTTCATCGTCACCACGACCTTCGTGAGCGTTGAAACCGGAGCCCAGGTGAACCTCCCGGCGGCTCAGTTCTCTCGCCTTGAGGAGGCAAAGACCATTACTGTGACGCTGACCAAGAACAACACCCTCTACTTCAACGGGGTGCTCACCGATTGGAAGGAGCTCCCAGGCCTTGTAATCCCTGAGCTCCGCAGAGACCCCCATGTGGCCGTGGTCATTGAAGCTGACCGGGAAGTCCTCCATGGGAGAGTGGTGAAGCTCATGGACCTCTTGAAACGGGCTGGAGTGGAGCGTATGGCCATTGCCACCCAACCGGGAGAGGAGGAGTAG
- a CDS encoding MotA/TolQ/ExbB proton channel family protein translates to MQIFSVIAKGGYVMYPIVACSVIALAVFIERWYVLRYSRERIRKYLRVVRKLLSQRDLKGLLELSSRHPNPASRIILAGLKKYFNGHPREAREAMESVASFELPFFEKRLSTLVVVANISPLLGLLGTVTGMIRTFAVIAAVGVGKPTEMAGGISEALLTTAAGLSVAIPTVVMHHYLSHLSESIVGDIERVAGEVLEVIESAPLPKEELPKERGEDVPVPAMEEEG, encoded by the coding sequence ATGCAAATCTTCTCAGTCATCGCAAAGGGTGGGTACGTCATGTACCCCATTGTGGCCTGCTCAGTCATAGCCTTGGCCGTTTTCATCGAGCGATGGTACGTTCTCCGTTACTCGAGAGAGCGAATCCGCAAGTACCTCCGGGTGGTTCGGAAGCTCCTTTCCCAGAGAGACCTGAAGGGTCTTCTCGAGCTCTCGAGCCGTCACCCCAATCCTGCCTCCCGGATTATCCTTGCAGGGCTCAAGAAGTACTTCAATGGCCACCCCCGAGAGGCTCGGGAAGCCATGGAGAGCGTTGCTTCCTTTGAGCTCCCCTTCTTTGAGAAGCGTCTCTCCACCCTTGTGGTGGTGGCCAATATCTCCCCCCTCCTTGGGCTTCTGGGAACGGTGACCGGGATGATCCGAACCTTTGCGGTTATTGCTGCCGTAGGGGTGGGGAAACCCACCGAGATGGCAGGGGGAATCTCAGAGGCTCTCCTCACCACCGCTGCCGGTCTTTCGGTGGCCATTCCCACCGTCGTCATGCACCACTACCTTTCGCACCTTTCTGAGAGCATTGTGGGGGATATCGAGCGTGTGGCTGGTGAGGTTTTAGAGGTCATCGAGAGTGCTCCTCTCCCCAAAGAGGAGCTCCCAAAGGAGAGAGGAGAAGATGTTCCGGTTCCGGCGATGGAAGAAGAGGGTTGA
- the pstA gene encoding phosphate ABC transporter permease PstA, with protein sequence MEEVKLQAKGVSEKFWFTLCGLAMVVIGLVLGILVGFVALQGSGVISLEFLFSFPRRGMSEGGIFPAIVGTLYLVLGSTLVSLPLGVFTAVYLVEYAPRSSPFLQLIRRAIHCLAGIPSIVFGLFGLAVFVKLFGFGVSIVSGSLTLGIMSLPVVIASCEEALRSVPYSFREASLALGAPRWTTVRRVVLPAAFPGILTGLILAVGRVAGETAPIMFTAATFYARGLPRSPFDRVLALPYHIYGLVTEGAHPEKQIPMAYGTALVLLALVLLVNLSAILLRQRLRSVRKW encoded by the coding sequence TTGGAAGAGGTGAAGCTACAGGCAAAGGGAGTATCCGAAAAATTTTGGTTTACGCTCTGTGGGCTTGCAATGGTGGTCATTGGTCTTGTGCTGGGAATTCTTGTGGGCTTTGTTGCTCTTCAAGGGAGCGGGGTTATCAGCTTGGAGTTCCTCTTTTCTTTTCCTCGGAGAGGCATGAGTGAAGGCGGTATCTTTCCGGCCATTGTGGGCACGCTCTACCTTGTCCTGGGGAGTACCCTGGTATCGTTGCCTCTTGGGGTCTTCACTGCAGTGTACCTTGTAGAGTACGCCCCTCGGTCCAGTCCTTTCTTGCAGCTCATCCGACGAGCCATTCACTGCCTCGCAGGTATTCCTTCAATTGTCTTTGGGCTTTTTGGGCTTGCAGTGTTTGTTAAACTCTTTGGCTTTGGCGTTTCCATTGTTTCTGGGTCCCTGACCCTTGGTATCATGTCGCTTCCTGTGGTCATTGCCTCCTGTGAGGAGGCCCTGCGGAGTGTGCCGTATTCTTTCCGGGAGGCCTCCCTTGCTCTGGGAGCTCCCCGCTGGACAACAGTGCGGAGAGTTGTTCTTCCCGCAGCTTTTCCGGGCATCTTGACGGGTCTCATCCTCGCTGTGGGACGGGTGGCGGGGGAGACTGCTCCCATCATGTTTACGGCGGCAACCTTTTACGCTCGAGGGCTTCCCCGTTCTCCTTTTGACCGGGTCCTTGCTCTTCCGTACCATATCTATGGGCTCGTGACTGAGGGAGCGCATCCAGAAAAGCAGATTCCTATGGCGTATGGAACAGCCTTAGTGCTTCTTGCACTCGTGCTTTTGGTGAACCTTTCTGCTATTCTCCTCCGGCAAAGACTTCGCTCGGTGAGGAAGTGGTAG